Genomic DNA from Pempheris klunzingeri isolate RE-2024b chromosome 22, fPemKlu1.hap1, whole genome shotgun sequence:
TCATTAAAGAACCAAGTAACTGATAAACTGATGGATTTGCCAGCAGCTGAATCTGGTTCACTCCTACAGCTGAATTTTAACTTTGTGCTAAAATCAGTCCCGTCATTTAAGAAGCTGccctttaaaaatgtcttcataattacaaaatattttgttcTAAATCACTTATCATCTGCAGCTTGACGGAAGGAATGAGTATGTCCTGAATGGTTAGATATGCTTTTGACTTGCTGGATGCAAAAACGgaataaatgttaaatctaTTTGACTTGAGTCCATTTTGAGGGTTCAGTAATATCAGTAAAATACTTCAATACATGGTGAATGTAATGGATGTGTGCCCATGTCTGCTGTGGGAGCAATACTGAGAACTGTTGCatgtaatttaatatttattagaatCATTTACTTTGGATTCTAAAATTAAGAAgccaattttcttttttgtctgcAAGAATCAAGTCTTGTATGCACATGTTCAGAAGGGTAAGTGGcacaaatattgtatttcatATCAAACTATCACAACCACTGTACAACCAGCACTGAACCTTTACAGTGCTACTATGCCCTAAATGACTGTGACTGGTGtgttttgggttgttttttgcCTCCAACTCGGCAGCTATACATGTTAAACATCTGCATTCACTGAACAACAGCCACGAGTGAATGACTTTGTACCTTGTACATCTTTAAGATTTTCCATGGCCGAACAACTGTACTTTGGTCACACTTTACTTTGttttagtaaaaacaaaaatatgagaGGTTGGAgtaaaagacaaagcaaagtcAAAAATGGAATGCAATGGCATGAACTGTGTGACTTACAATTTTAATTAAACCTCTTTCCTGTGGTACGACTGGTATTCCctcatttctttactttaatGTTGAGAAACACCATTTACATCATTCACttctgccacacaaacacagaaggtTTATACAGATAATTTCATTtagaaatcaagaaaaaaaaaaaacaagtgctaCGTATTTCCCTACATTTCTACAATGTCTTCATGTATATTTATGGAAACAACTTGTTTTTATTAAGTTTCTATCTGGGGAAATGTAAGCAGCAGCAATAAGACAgtgtttttctccccctctttaTTTGGTGCCTGAGTGTTTTCACTATCACAGGCtaccaacaaacaaaacaaacaaggtcTGCCACCTATTTTCAAGCTGACTCATAACACTGACATGATATTTGCAAGTGTGGGCAAGCACACATCTCTGATCTCAGGCATGAAACAAGTCTCAACACCTCGAGTCTGCAAGTCCAAAgacacatgcaaaacatttcGTATTAGGCAACGTTGGCTTAATGCGTGGAAGTTGCTCTCTATAGAACACAAACCACTTCCTGGTACACACAAAAATTAATCTATTTCTTGTTACTGCATCCTTGTTGAGATACTGTTGTGATAAACGGAACGAGATGGGGAAGAACCACAAAAGTTCAACTACAAGTCCACACTGTAAATGTCACCTTGATGTCAGTCTGTGTCGTGAGGGAAGTTTCAGTTTTCTGATGCTCACTGTGCGCTTCTGCTTTTGTGGATGAGGAACATGGTCGAAGCATCATGCGTTTGTGTGCATGGTTAGAGTCCAAACTAACTTAGCATTCTAACTGCATTTTAATTGGTAAGCTACCAGGAAGTGGTTTAACTGGGGTGCAGACAACAATCAAGCTAACCGTCTCCACCTTGGAGACCATTGCGACACACGCAGTCACACAAATTCAGAGACACATTTACCACCCAGAGGACCCAGTCAATACACCAATGGCACACTGTATCTGCTGACAACACCACAATGGGAATACCATACAACTCCTCCATAAAGACTCATTAGCAGTCTCAGTCTCAAGCATGCAGACTGCTGTGTGACTGGGTGTCATGcagatgaaaacaggaagagagaagcCATCCCTCTACCAATAAAACACCTGAAAAATTACCTCGTAATGTAAGCTGACCAGTCTATTTACATGTAAGGTCACATTAAACAGTTAGCATTGAATCAAAAGACTATTATGGGAATTATGAGGATACTGTTAGCACACTGAAACTTAGCTTTTTTTACAGCacatgtatatttatgtgtcCCCGCTCATATAAACCCTGTTTCAAGTAGCAACTGGCAGCTAAAAGGCATCAAAAAACACACCCAACTTACTCAATACCAAAGACACAGCAAAGTTAGCTACTAACTCCGGCCTGGCTAGCTAATGGCCCAGTTATTCCCCTCAGGAgctggagaccaaaccagagcgaataaatattggacttacattcaccaTGTGGCCAGAAACATCCCCAAAATGAATGCAGACAGGGCTCCAACAACTTTAGGATGTGTAACCAAAAAGTAAGCTAGCTGAAACAGCCACAAGGCGATAAAACATTAGCTTCTTGTGGACTTCTGCCTTCTAGCGGCCTAAAAAGCCGTCTACACGGTCTTTAAGGCCCTTTATACCCACACAGGTGTTCTCATTAGTCCTCTGGTCATGTTGAGGTTGGGTTGAGATTTACAGAATCCTGGATGAAGTGCATAAACAAGTAGAAATGTTcccagaagacattttgacatgtcacagcaggagagTCAGAGGTGTGAATGATAAAACGAACGATGGTTTAATTCCATTTTGCTGCTTTAGTTTGGGGGTCCTGTTATTAAGCATgctgtctctgtcactgtgaCACCGTCATGGCCTACTGTCCTAGAACGCACCGTGGTTAAAGTTATAGCGTGCTTTTCCTGAGACGATGGTGACGATAGTGTTAAAATGCCTGCCGTGAAATCATCCTGTCATTACCGCAGTCATCCTATTTTCAGCTCTCAAGTTGACACAGAACCAACAGCACTGTCgatctctgtctgttttcatttatttacatatacaGTCAAATCATACGCAAACACTCAGTGGGACTTGTATTGCCTCAGGTACATTTTACTTGATGTagcacagtgtttgtttgtcagttttatcTGAGATGAGGCAACATCCTGATGGTAGCCCAATTCTTTGGCAAGATTACTGAGCATGTTTCGTTCTGTCAGTGGTCATAGTATGCATATTTTATGTAGATGAGGTGATGCTCGAGTCCCTTTAATCTTGCTGTTGATCAGTTGCAAACACACTAAGTCACTCAATGCAGTAAAATGTGATTTGTGATGGGAGGTAATACCAGCAATGTGCTTTTGTGCTCGAGTTGAGCATAGCCTGTGCAAATCAAGCTGTGGACTAAACGCACAACATGTTCGGCACTGGATTGTGACAGGACAGGTCAGGTGGAGAAGAACTTCAGgtcagaaaaagtgaaaaaaaaaacatattgatcACAAGCTAAACTTTCAGGTTCTTTTTACCGTCATACTTAGCAATACTGGCTTGTTGCATATCATCCAACATGGCTTTATTCAGAGTGTGAGCCTTGTGGTGCAGCCCTTGCTTCACACTAAATGACAGGGCCTTGGCTAGCTGTCTGTGAGTCCTGGGAGAGCAGCTCAGTCCTTTGTAGCACTGACAGGTAAACCTCCTGCTCAAAGCCTTCAGGTCTGTGAGGGTCGGCCTCCCTAGGACAAGGTAGCGCTTATGAACATGCATGACCTTGAAATTCTCAGGGTTTAGGTGGAGGTAGTGATTGGAGTTGTAGTTCTTTCTAACGCAGCGGCCGTTCCCTCggcacaggaagctgctgcagagctgggCAGCTACGGTGACATTGGTGATGTAAGGGttgagggtggaggagaggtaGGACGAGAGGCCGCTACAAGAAGTCTGCGaagcaaagacaacaaaaggAGGATAGATGCACAAATAGTACAAGCTAATGTATTGAATGATAACCAAGAAAGACATCTAACTGTAAGATTATTAATTTGCTTGAATTTACATGATGAGACATTCAGTGAAAGTCACTATCATCAAGCTAATCGTGGTTCCTTGGCCATGGATTAACTAATACTGTTGCACGAGCAGCTCAATCTATCAGTGCCCGAGCCACTGATGTACTGTCAGTCAGTCTCAGATAAGCAGACTCCTATATCATCTAATTGAACACATTGTCTCCGGTCTGAGCGCCTGTCATCAGTACACCGTCATGTCATTCAACAGTCCGGTGGAGGTCTGCAGTGTGGTGTTACCTGGTCATCATAGTCGGCGCTGGCCCCCCACAGCACAGCGCCAGACGCTCCCACTGCTGCGCTCTCCCCAATGGTTCTAACCAAGTCCCCCTGGACACAAATGGTTAAATATATCTATTATGCACAGATGCACATAAACTCAGACAAGCATTCAAAAAATGAGTCATACAACAATCGTGCGTGCATGAAGTATAGACTTTTAAACTGCACTTCTTTCCCTAAAATACACTCATCACACGAGGTGAGAATGAAGGGTAAGGATTACAGGCGAGGGTTACCATCTGAGCAGGGTGTTGTTACATCAAGAAACCAAACCTGGACCTGAGGCTGGAACCTAAGATGTACCTAATCTAGTCAAGTGTGTGGTCACTCACTAATGAGTCGTTTCAAAAATGTAACCTGTTTGAATGTTGAATTTAATCATTGATTTATTAAGTAAGTTAATTAATAAATGTCTCCCAAAGGTGTCTCAAGCTTAATGAATGCAGCATGTTTTAAACAAAGCATCATTTAAATCGCTCTCATTAACCTGGTTTAGGAAGCGTCTGTTCTGATCGACAAAGACAGGTCGCATGTAAACAAACACGGGTGCAGTGCCGCTCCGTCTGGGCAGTGCTGTCACTCTCAAAGCCTCCTGGACACGGTTCCTCACCATCAGGGCAGCTCTGGGATTGTCTGCCAGAGAGACCTGACACAGTGCAAGGATCCAGGGAAATAATACGTCTGAGGAAGTTAAATTCTGGGAATAATATCAGTGATAACATGCTGCCCTAGGATCTAACCAACCTGCAGGTAGACAGAGGGGTAGAGGGCAGTGCTGGACTCCCACAGCCACCGTAGCTCATCATTCTGCCTCCTCACCTCCCTGGAGCACTGGCCTGTGTAGCCTGGCTTCTCCCAGCCATAATTGTAGCAGTTAGGAAACAGATAGAAGCCCCAGAGATAGTTGGGTCTCATAGCTCTGCCCACTGACAACATCCCTGACATGAAACTCCTGGCTCCCACctaaaatggaagaaaaagagggaagaagagaagaattCCTCCTAAATATTTACCAGCTGTTCAGAACTGTATCATTAGTTTAAAGCATCTTGAGTTGTGACCTGGAACTTTAGTTTGGCTTCCTCTGTGGCCTGTTGCACCGTGAGGGAGCGGTTTGTGTGCATTATGTGGGCCACAGATAAAGTCTGGTAGATTCTCTTGTTGCCCCAATTTCTGTCCCATAGGGGGCGCCATTCCTCCCAGTCTATCACAGCCAAGCCTCTGCTTGtcctggaggagaaaagagacgAAGGATGAGTATCAAATGTGGCAAGTAACAAAGGGTGAATGTTCTAAGTTTAGGCAGGCTCACTTGGATGGGATGTAGTACTTGATATCTGCTCTGGCCTTGTTCATGCTGGCTTTCAGGTTGGCTCTCTGAGGGATGCCACCATTGAACTGTTTCATACTAGTGAGGTCTACATGCGGATAAAGACCCAGTCGGTCCGTGTAGAACAGAGACAGGAACTGACCTGGGACCTGCAGCAGAGACATGGTGAAGTGAATCATCTTGTGGATTTCCCTTAAATAAgtatgacattttcaaaaagaagaATGGCTTTACAAACTTCTTCCTACCTTTAAACAGTTAACCAATGTTTatgcattttattgtgttgtcTTCATTCAGAAACAAgacctggattttttttttggcatacATGTAAAATACCAAGCAATTAACTAATACGATTATATCTTGCAGCTTGATCACAACATGTGTTTTGCAGCTACAGATTTGAATATGAATGTAATTTGAATGTAAATTtacatttgttcatttgcaaaataaaacatccaaatattTGTCCCCTTACCTTGGCAGGTGTGGCCACTCCTTTAAAGGGTGATGTGTCCAATGAGATGTTGTTCCTGTTACACACCAGATCAGGGATGTTCCAGCTAACTATGAAAGGCTGGTGCTCGAACAGCGGGCCTGTGGtttgggggagagagggaggcggAGGCAGTCCGGTCTGACGAGTGGATGCTGCTCCTGGAGAAGTCGAGGTTTCGAGGGGAGGGATGGGTGAGGTTCGGGTAAGACGGGGTGGAGATGTTTTAGAAGTTAAAGGTGAGAGCGATGTGGAAATGGATGGTGTTGGAACAGGAGAGGGAAGCTTGTGTGAGACAGTTTGAGGTAGAGAAGAAGAAGGCAAATGTTTTGGAGGTAAAGTTGTGTTGGAGGGAGGAAACAGGTTAGCAGTGTGAAGAGGACGCTTCACAGAAGACGCAGGATTTAGAGGTGGTGCTATAGTTTTTAAGGATAATGTCAGATGTTTGCAGGGGTGAGGAAACAACTTGGAGATATTAGGGCAAGGTTTTTGAAGAGGAAGGTGAGATACAGGGTGAAAATGGATTGGATCAATAATCAGAGAGGCTTTTCGGCCAAACTGAGGgagttttgcagcagcagcagagggtgaGGACATGAGGAGCTCTGTGTGAGATGTTTGGTAGAAAAGtgacactgacattttagaGGTAGCTGACAGCGGtttagtgggatacagaggtGTAATAGAATCTTTTGACGAAGACGTCGGGCTGAAGGCGGAGGTGGGTGATTTTGGGATTGCAGGAGCGTTGGAAGTGGTCGTGTTAGCAACAGGAGGGGTCACGGCTTTTGGTGCTGCCTGAACCGATAATGAAAGAACAGGCCACACAGAGATGGtgagagcagcagggaggacagagacggacagagagggaaacattGATGGGGCGagtgagagaagcagcagcaaacatcttctgctcttctctgtgactgacagcataTTTTCTCCTGTGTGAAGGAAAGgaacaaaaatcaaatcaaataaaaacaaaaacaaatagaacCAATCAGACTCCATATTACAGTTCaataatacacacatactgGCAGCCAAAGTTGCAAGACAATGTTTAAGATATCCTGTTGAATATATTTAGTGTATGCAAAGAACCTAGAACAAGCTAATGTCACAAACTTTAATAATGACAGTCTGATGTTTTTACCCTTCAGATTATTGCttcttttacacattta
This window encodes:
- the LOC139222250 gene encoding hyaluronidase PH-20-like, producing MGRGKVPVALIEMSASNVTRAASTRQTGLPPPPSLPQTTGPLFEHQPFIVSWNIPDLVCNRNNISLDTSPFKGVATPAKVPGQFLSLFYTDRLGLYPHVDLTSMKQFNGGIPQRANLKASMNKARADIKYYIPSKTSRGLAVIDWEEWRPLWDRNWGNKRIYQTLSVAHIMHTNRSLTVQQATEEAKLKFQVGARSFMSGMLSVGRAMRPNYLWGFYLFPNCYNYGWEKPGYTGQCSREVRRQNDELRWLWESSTALYPSVYLQVSLADNPRAALMVRNRVQEALRVTALPRRSGTAPVFVYMRPVFVDQNRRFLNQGDLVRTIGESAAVGASGAVLWGASADYDDQTSCSGLSSYLSSTLNPYITNVTVAAQLCSSFLCRGNGRCVRKNYNSNHYLHLNPENFKVMHVHKRYLVLGRPTLTDLKALSRRFTCQCYKGLSCSPRTHRQLAKALSFSVKQGLHHKAHTLNKAMLDDMQQASIAKYDGKKNLKV